GGTCGTGTGACCGTTCGCCACCAGGGTGGCGGACACAAGCGCGCCTACCGCGTCATCGACTTCCGTCGCCATGACAAGGACGGCGTGCCGGCGAAGGTCGCGCACATCGAGTACGACCCCAACCGCACCGCGCGCATCGCGCTGCTGCACTACGCGGACGGCGAGAAGCGCTACATCCTCGCCCCGCGCAACCTGCAGCAGGGCGACCGCGTCGAGAACGGTCCCGGGGCCGACATCAAGCCGGGCAACAACCTGGCGCTCCGCAACATCCCGGTCGGTACCACGATCCACGCGATCGAGATCCGTCCCGGTGGCGGCGCCAAGTTCGCCCGCTCCGCCGGCGCCTCGGTGCAGCTGCTGGCGAAGGAGGGCACGATGGCCCACCTTCGTATGCCCTCCGGTGAGATCCGCCTGGTCGACCAGCGCTGCCGCGCCACGGTCGGCGAGGTCGGCAACGCCGAGCAGAGCAACATCAACTGGGGCAAGGCCGGCCGTAAGCGCTGGCTGGGCGTCCGCCCGACCGTCCGCGGTGTGGCGATGAACCCGGTTGACCACCCCCACGGTGGTGGTGAGGGCAAGACCTCCGGTGGTCGCCACCCGGTCAGCCCCTGGGGTCAGAAGGAGGGTCGTACTCGTTCGCCGAAGAAGGCTTCGAACAAGTACATCGTCCGCCGCCGCAAGACGAACAAGAAGCGCTAGGAGCGGGTTTAGATGCCGCGCAGTCTCAAGAAGGGGCCCTTCGTCGACGACCACCTCGTAAAGAAGGTGGACGCCCAGAACGAAGCCGGTTCCAAGAACGTCATCAAGACCTGGTCCCGTCGCTCGATGATCATCCCGGCCATGCTGGGCCACACGATCGCGGTGCACAACGGCAAGACCCACATTCCGGTGTTTGTCACCGAGTCGATGGTCGGCCACAAGCTCGGCGAGTTCTCGCCGACGCGCACCTTCCGGGGTCACGTCAAGGACGACCGGAAGTCGAAGCGCCGCTAACGCGGGGTGGAATGACCATGACAGACACTGGAAGGACAACCATGGAAGCCAGGGCCCAGGCGCGGTACATCCGCGTCACGCCCATGAAGGCCCGCCGCGTGGTGGACCTTATCCGTGGCATGGACGCCACGGAGGCTCAGGCGGTCCTGCGTTTCACCCCGCAGGCCGCGAGCGTGCCGGTCGGCAAGGTGCTGGACAGCGCCATCGCCAACGCCGCGCACAACTACGACCACACTGACGCCGACAGCCTCTTCATCTCCGAGGCGTACGTCGACGAGGGTCCGACCCTGAAGCGGTTCCGTCCGCGCGCCCAGGGCCGTGCCTACCGGATCCGCAAGCGGACCAGCCACATCACCGTGGTCGTCAGCAGCAAGGAAGGAACCCGGTAATGGGCCAGAAGGTTAACCCGCATGGGTTCCGGCTCGGCATCACCACGGACTTCAAGTCCCGTTGGTACGCCGACAAGTCGTACAAGGAGTACGTCGGGGAAGACGTCGCCATCCGTCGGATGATGACGTCCGGCATGGAGCGCGCCGGCATCTCGAAGGTGGAGATCGAGCGCACCCGTGACCGTGTCCGCGTCGACATCCACACCGCCCGGCCGGGCATCGTCATCGGCCGTCGCGGCGCGGAGGCCGACCGCATCCGCGGCGACCTGGAGAAGCTGACCAAGAAGCAGGTCCAGCTGAACATCCTCGAGGTCAAGAACCCCGAGACCGATGCTCAGCTGGTTGCTCAGGCCGTGGCCGAGCAGCTCTCCTCCCGCGTCTCCTTCCGTCGCGCCATGCGTAAGAGCATGCAGTCGGCGATGAAGGCCGGCGCCAAGGGCATCAAGATCCAGTGCGGCGGTCGCCTCGGCGGCGCCGAGATGTCCCGCTCGGAGTTCTACCGCGAGGGCCGCGTGCCCCTGCACACGCTCCGCGCGAACGTGGACTACGGCTTCTTCGAGGCCAAGACGACCTTCGGCCGCATCGGCGTGAAGGTCTGGATCTACAAGGGCGATGTCAAGAACATCGCCGAGGTCCGCGCCGAGAACGCTGCTGCCCGCGCCGGCAACCGCCCGGCCCGTGGTGGCGGCGGCGCCGACCGCCCGGCCCGTGGTGGCCGTGGCGGCGAGCGCGGCGGTCGCGGTCGCAAGCCGCAGCAGGCTCCCGCCGCCGAGGCCCCCAAGGCCGAGGCTCCGGCGGCTGCCGCTCCGGCTGAGAGCACCGGAACGGAGGCCTGACCGACATGCTGATCCCCCGTAGGGTCAAGCACCGCAAGCAGCACCACCCGAAGCGCCGCGGTCAGGCCAAGGGCGGTACGACGGTCTCGTTCGGCGAGTACGGCATTCAGGCCCTCACGCCGGCGTACGTCACCAACCGCCAGATCGAGGCGGCCCGTATCGCGATGACCCGCCACATCAAGCGTGGCGGCAAGGTCTGGATCAACATCTACCCGGACCGCCCGCTGACGAAGAAGCCTGCCGAGACCCGCATGGGTTCCGGTAAGGGTTCTCCCGAGTGGTGGATCGCGAACGTGCACCCGGGCCGGGTCATGTTCGAGCTGTCCTACCCCAACGAGAAGATCGCCCGTGAGGCCCTCACTCGCGCAGCCCACAAGCTGCCGATGAAGTGCCGGATCGTCAAGCGCGAGGCAGGTGAAGCGTGATGTCGGCCGGTACCAAGGCGTCCGAGCTGCGCGAACTGGGTGACGAGGAGCTTCTCAACAAGCTCCGCGAAGCCAAGGAAGAGCTGTTCAACCTCCGCTTCCAGGCGGCGACGGGTCAGCTCGAGAACCACGGTCGGCTCAAGGCCGTCCGTAAGGACATCGCGCGGATCTACACCCTGATGCGTGAGCGCGAGCTGGGCATCGAGACGGTGGAGAGCGCCTGATGAGCGAGAGCAACGTGACCGAGACTGAGAACACCGAGGCGCGCGGTTTCCGCAAGACCCGCGAGGGTCTCGTCGTCAGCGACAAGATGGACAAGACCGTCGTCGTCGCCGTCGAGGACCGCGTGAAGCACGCGCTGTACGGCAAGGTCATCCGCCGTACGAACAAGCTCAAGGCTCACGACGAGCAGAACGCCGCGGGCGTCGGCGACCGCGTCCTCCTCATGGAGACGCGTCCGCTGTCTGCGACGAAGCGCTGGCGCGTCGTCGAGATCCTCGAGAAGGCCAAGTAATTTCCTGCGGGACTAATCCCGCAGGTCAGTTCCGCCAGGCTCGGGGCGGGGTCGCCGTACACAGGAGACCCCGCCCCGGGAACCGGCAGACAAACAGGAGATAGACGTGATCCAGCAGGAGTCGCGACTGCGTGTCGCCGACAACACTGGTGCGAAGGAAATCCTTTGCATCCGTGTGCTCGGTGGCTCCGGTCGCCGCTACGCGGGCATCGGTGACGTCATCGTCGCCACCGTCAAGGACGCGATCCCCGGCGGCAACGTGAAGAAGGGTGACGTCATCAAGGCGGTCATCGTTCGCACCGTCAAGGAGCGCCGCCGTCCGGACGGCTCGTACATCCGCTTCGACGAGAACGCCGCTGTCATTCTGAAGAACGACGGCGACCCTCGTGGCACCCGCATCTTCGGCCCGGTCGGCCGGGAGCTGCGCGAGAAGAAGTTCATGAAGATCATCTCGCTGGCTCCGGAGGTGCTGTAAGCATGAAGATCAAGAAGGGCGACCTGGTCCAGGTCATCACCGGTAAGGACAAGGGCAAGCAGGGCAAGGTCATCGCGGCCTTCCCCCGTGAGGACCGTGTCCTGGTCGAGGGTGTCAACCGGGTCAAGAAGCACACCAAGGCCGGCCCCACCGCCAAGGGCTCGCAGGCCGGTGGCATCGTCACGACCGAGGCGCCGATCCACGTCTCCAACGTCCAGCTGGTCGTTGAGAAGGACGGCAACAAGGTCGTCACGCGTGTCGGTTACCGCTTCGACGACGAGGGCAACAAGATCCGCGTTGCCAAGCGGACGGGTGAGGACATCTGATGGCTACCACCACCACTCCGCGTCTCAAGACGAAGTACCGCGAGGAGATCGCGGGCAAGCTGCGTGAGGAGTTCTCCTACGAGAACGTCATGCAGATCCCCGGCCTCATCAAGATCGTGGTCAACATGGGTGTGGGCGACGCCGCCCGCGACTCCAAGCTGATCGAGGGCGCCATCCGCGACCTCACCACGATCACCGGTCAGAAGCCGGCCGTCACCAAGGCCCGCAAGTCCATCGCGCAGTTCAAGCTGCGTGAGGGTCAGCCGATCGGTGCCCACGTCACGCTCCGTGGCGACCGCATGTGGGAGTTCCTGGACCGCACCCTGTCGCTCGCGCTCCCGCGCATCCGCGACTTCCGTGGTCTGTCTCCCAAGCAGTTCGACGGCCGTGGCAACTACACCTTCGGTCTCACCGAGCAGGTCATGTTCCACGAGATCGACCAGGACAAGATCGACCGCGTCCGGGGTATGGACATCACCGTGGTGACCACGGCGACCAACGACGCTGAGGGCCGTGCCCTTCTCCGTCACCTCGGCTTCCCCTTCAAGGAGGCGTAAGCGAGATGGCGAAGAAGGCTCTGATTGCCAAGGCTGCTCGTAAGCCCAAGTTCGGCGTCCGTGGCTACACGCGCTGCCAGCGCTGCGGCCGTCCGCACTCCGTGTACCGCAAGTTCGGCCTCTGCCGCGTGTGCCTTCGTGAGATGGCTCACCGTGGCGAGCTGCCGGGCGTGACCAAGAGCTCCTGGTAAACCCCCTTTTTTAGGGGTTCCAGAGGCTCTCGGTAAGCAATGGGCGTGTCAGGTGCCCTCCTCTCCATGGCTTAGGCTGGGAGGGTTGGGCGCCTGATGGTCGCCCGTACGACTTACTACGCCGTAGGTCCACCGCGCCGCACCCGTCCCGTCTCGGATCGGGGAGAGGGATGGCGCACCAGGAAACCCCGGCGAGAGAGGCCACAGGCCAACTCATGACCATGACTGATCCGATCGCAGACATGCTGACGCGTCTGCGGAACGCGAACTCGGCGTACCACGATTCCGTGACGATGCCGGCGTCCAAGATCAAGTCTCACATCGCAGAGATCCTCCAGCAGGAGGGCTTCATCACGGGCTGGAAGGTCGAGGACGCCGAAGTCGGCAAGAACCTCGTCCTGGAGCTGAAGTTCGGCCCCAACCGTGAGCGCTCCATCGCGGGCATCAAGCGGATCTCCAAGCCCGGTCTCCGGGTTTACGCGAAGTCCACCTCCCTGCCCAAGGTGCTGGGCGGCCTCGGCGTGGCGATCATCTCCACGTCGCACGGTCTCCTCACCGACAAGCAGGCCGGCAAGAAGGGCGTAGGCGGAGAAGTTCTCGCCTACGTCTGGTAGCGGAAGGGAACGGAGGAAACAGCTATGTCGCGTATTGGCAAGCTCCCCATCACGGTTCCCGCCGGCGTGGACGTCACCATCGACGGCCGTACGGTCTCGGTGAAGGGCCCCAAGGGGACCCTGAGCCACACCGTCGCAGCGCCGATCGACATCGCCAAGGGTGAGGACGGCGTTCTGAACGTCACCCGCCCCAACGACGAGCGTCAGAACAAGGCCCTGCACGGCCTGTCCCGCACGCT
This window of the Streptomyces sp. NBC_01275 genome carries:
- the rplB gene encoding 50S ribosomal protein L2, whose amino-acid sequence is MGIRKYKPTTPGRRGSSVADFVEVTRSTPEKSLVRPLHSKGGRNNSGRVTVRHQGGGHKRAYRVIDFRRHDKDGVPAKVAHIEYDPNRTARIALLHYADGEKRYILAPRNLQQGDRVENGPGADIKPGNNLALRNIPVGTTIHAIEIRPGGGAKFARSAGASVQLLAKEGTMAHLRMPSGEIRLVDQRCRATVGEVGNAEQSNINWGKAGRKRWLGVRPTVRGVAMNPVDHPHGGGEGKTSGGRHPVSPWGQKEGRTRSPKKASNKYIVRRRKTNKKR
- the rpsS gene encoding 30S ribosomal protein S19, yielding MPRSLKKGPFVDDHLVKKVDAQNEAGSKNVIKTWSRRSMIIPAMLGHTIAVHNGKTHIPVFVTESMVGHKLGEFSPTRTFRGHVKDDRKSKRR
- the rplV gene encoding 50S ribosomal protein L22, with the protein product MEARAQARYIRVTPMKARRVVDLIRGMDATEAQAVLRFTPQAASVPVGKVLDSAIANAAHNYDHTDADSLFISEAYVDEGPTLKRFRPRAQGRAYRIRKRTSHITVVVSSKEGTR
- the rpsC gene encoding 30S ribosomal protein S3; this encodes MGQKVNPHGFRLGITTDFKSRWYADKSYKEYVGEDVAIRRMMTSGMERAGISKVEIERTRDRVRVDIHTARPGIVIGRRGAEADRIRGDLEKLTKKQVQLNILEVKNPETDAQLVAQAVAEQLSSRVSFRRAMRKSMQSAMKAGAKGIKIQCGGRLGGAEMSRSEFYREGRVPLHTLRANVDYGFFEAKTTFGRIGVKVWIYKGDVKNIAEVRAENAAARAGNRPARGGGGADRPARGGRGGERGGRGRKPQQAPAAEAPKAEAPAAAAPAESTGTEA
- the rplP gene encoding 50S ribosomal protein L16, with amino-acid sequence MLIPRRVKHRKQHHPKRRGQAKGGTTVSFGEYGIQALTPAYVTNRQIEAARIAMTRHIKRGGKVWINIYPDRPLTKKPAETRMGSGKGSPEWWIANVHPGRVMFELSYPNEKIAREALTRAAHKLPMKCRIVKREAGEA
- the rpmC gene encoding 50S ribosomal protein L29, encoding MSAGTKASELRELGDEELLNKLREAKEELFNLRFQAATGQLENHGRLKAVRKDIARIYTLMRERELGIETVESA
- the rpsQ gene encoding 30S ribosomal protein S17, whose protein sequence is MSESNVTETENTEARGFRKTREGLVVSDKMDKTVVVAVEDRVKHALYGKVIRRTNKLKAHDEQNAAGVGDRVLLMETRPLSATKRWRVVEILEKAK
- the rplN gene encoding 50S ribosomal protein L14 codes for the protein MIQQESRLRVADNTGAKEILCIRVLGGSGRRYAGIGDVIVATVKDAIPGGNVKKGDVIKAVIVRTVKERRRPDGSYIRFDENAAVILKNDGDPRGTRIFGPVGRELREKKFMKIISLAPEVL
- the rplX gene encoding 50S ribosomal protein L24: MKIKKGDLVQVITGKDKGKQGKVIAAFPREDRVLVEGVNRVKKHTKAGPTAKGSQAGGIVTTEAPIHVSNVQLVVEKDGNKVVTRVGYRFDDEGNKIRVAKRTGEDI
- the rplE gene encoding 50S ribosomal protein L5; protein product: MATTTTPRLKTKYREEIAGKLREEFSYENVMQIPGLIKIVVNMGVGDAARDSKLIEGAIRDLTTITGQKPAVTKARKSIAQFKLREGQPIGAHVTLRGDRMWEFLDRTLSLALPRIRDFRGLSPKQFDGRGNYTFGLTEQVMFHEIDQDKIDRVRGMDITVVTTATNDAEGRALLRHLGFPFKEA
- a CDS encoding type Z 30S ribosomal protein S14; its protein translation is MAKKALIAKAARKPKFGVRGYTRCQRCGRPHSVYRKFGLCRVCLREMAHRGELPGVTKSSW
- the rpsH gene encoding 30S ribosomal protein S8, with the protein product MTMTDPIADMLTRLRNANSAYHDSVTMPASKIKSHIAEILQQEGFITGWKVEDAEVGKNLVLELKFGPNRERSIAGIKRISKPGLRVYAKSTSLPKVLGGLGVAIISTSHGLLTDKQAGKKGVGGEVLAYVW